One part of the Streptomyces sp. AM 2-1-1 genome encodes these proteins:
- a CDS encoding acetate kinase, translated as MTNATTDATTGRDGRGAAPAGAHRVLVLNSGSSSVKYQLLDMRDRSRLASGLVERIGEETSRLVHTPRPGEGGEARERTGRIADHAAALEAAAEELAADGLGLDSPDLAAIGHRVVHGGLRFSEPTVITDDVLKEIERLVPVAPLHNPANITGIRTARALRPDLPQVAVFDTAFHTTMPEHAARYAIDVETADAHRVRRYGFHGTSHAYVSRRTAELLGRPVEELNIIVLHLGNGASASAVAGGRCVDTSMGLTPLEGLVMGTRSGDIDPAVTFHLKRVAGMSADEIDELLNKKSGLVGLCGDNDMREIRRRVDEGDERATLAFDIYIHRLKKYIGAYMAVLGRVDAVVFTAGVGENSAPVREAAVAGLEAFGLAVDGDLNSVRSSQPRLISPRGTGAAVAVVPTDEELEIAGQTFALVGRGAGDGGDASGSGSGQGGATHP; from the coding sequence ATGACCAACGCGACGACCGACGCGACGACCGGACGGGACGGGAGGGGTGCGGCGCCCGCCGGCGCGCACCGGGTGCTCGTCCTCAACTCCGGTTCTTCGTCGGTGAAGTACCAGCTGCTCGACATGCGCGACCGCTCCCGGCTCGCCTCCGGGCTGGTGGAGCGCATCGGCGAGGAAACGTCCCGGCTGGTGCACACCCCGCGGCCGGGCGAGGGCGGCGAGGCGCGCGAGCGCACCGGCCGGATCGCCGACCACGCGGCGGCTCTGGAGGCGGCGGCCGAGGAACTGGCCGCCGACGGGCTGGGGCTGGACTCCCCCGATCTCGCGGCGATCGGGCACCGGGTGGTGCACGGCGGGCTCCGGTTCAGCGAGCCGACCGTGATCACCGACGACGTGCTCAAGGAGATCGAGCGGCTGGTGCCGGTCGCGCCGCTGCACAACCCGGCGAACATCACCGGCATCCGTACCGCGCGGGCGCTCCGGCCGGACCTGCCGCAGGTCGCGGTCTTCGACACGGCGTTCCACACCACGATGCCCGAGCACGCGGCCCGGTACGCGATCGACGTGGAGACGGCCGACGCGCACCGGGTGCGCCGCTACGGTTTCCACGGCACCTCGCACGCGTACGTCTCACGGCGCACGGCCGAACTGCTGGGCCGGCCCGTCGAGGAGCTCAACATCATCGTGCTGCACCTCGGCAACGGCGCCTCGGCGTCCGCCGTGGCCGGCGGGCGGTGCGTGGACACCTCGATGGGGCTGACCCCGCTCGAGGGGCTGGTCATGGGAACCCGCTCCGGGGACATCGACCCGGCCGTCACCTTCCACCTGAAGCGGGTGGCGGGGATGTCGGCGGACGAGATCGACGAGCTGCTGAACAAGAAGAGCGGCCTGGTGGGTCTCTGCGGCGACAACGACATGCGGGAGATCCGCCGCCGGGTGGACGAGGGCGACGAGCGCGCCACCCTCGCCTTCGACATCTACATCCACCGGCTGAAGAAGTACATCGGCGCCTATATGGCGGTCCTCGGGCGGGTGGACGCCGTGGTCTTCACGGCGGGGGTCGGCGAGAACTCCGCCCCCGTGCGGGAGGCTGCGGTCGCCGGGCTGGAGGCTTTCGGCCTGGCGGTGGACGGCGATCTGAACTCCGTACGGTCGTCCCAGCCGCGGCTGATCTCGCCCCGAGGGACCGGGGCCGCGGTCGCCGTGGTGCCGACGGACGAGGAGTTGGAGATCGCCGGGCAGACGTTCGCGCTGGTCGGAAGGGGCGCCGGGGACGGCGGCGACGCGAGCGGAAGCGGGTCCGGACAGGGCGGGGCGACGCACCCGTAG
- the pyk gene encoding pyruvate kinase, with translation MRRSKIVCTLGPAVDSHEQLVALIEAGMSVARFNFSHGTHEEHQGRYDRVRKAAAETGRAVGVLADLQGPKIRLAKFAEGPVELVRGDEFTITSEDVPGDKSICGTTYKGLPGDVVKGDPILINDGNVELKVVSVEGPRVRTIVIEGGVISDHKGINLPGAAVNVPALSEKDVDDLRFALRMGCDLVALSFVRDAEDVKDVHKVMNEEGRRVPVIAKVEKPQAVEHMEGVVMAFDGVMVARGDLAVEYPLEKVPMVQKRLVELCRRNAKPVIVATQMMESMITNSRPTRAEASDVANAILDGADAVMLSAESSVGAYPIETVKTMAKIVVAAEEELLSKGLQPLVPGKKPRTQGGAVARAAAEIADFLDGKALVAFTQSGDTARRLSRYRAAQPVLAFTTDESTRNQLALSWGVEAHVVPHVETTDAMVDMVDQELLKLGRYNEGDTMIITAGSPPGVPGTTNMVRVHHVGSVGRA, from the coding sequence ATGCGCCGTTCCAAAATCGTCTGCACCCTCGGTCCCGCCGTCGACTCCCACGAGCAGCTGGTCGCTCTGATCGAGGCCGGCATGAGCGTGGCCCGCTTCAACTTCAGCCACGGCACCCACGAAGAGCACCAGGGCCGGTACGACCGTGTCCGCAAGGCTGCCGCCGAGACCGGGCGGGCGGTGGGTGTGCTCGCCGACCTCCAGGGCCCGAAGATCCGCCTGGCCAAGTTCGCCGAAGGCCCCGTCGAGCTGGTCCGCGGTGACGAGTTCACCATCACCTCGGAGGACGTCCCCGGCGACAAGTCGATCTGCGGCACGACCTACAAGGGTCTGCCCGGCGACGTCGTCAAGGGCGACCCGATCCTCATCAACGACGGCAACGTCGAGCTGAAGGTCGTCTCGGTCGAGGGCCCCCGGGTCAGGACCATCGTCATCGAGGGCGGTGTCATCTCCGACCACAAGGGCATCAACCTGCCCGGCGCGGCGGTCAACGTCCCCGCGCTGTCGGAGAAGGACGTGGACGACCTCCGGTTCGCCCTGCGGATGGGCTGCGACCTGGTCGCCCTCTCCTTCGTCCGGGACGCCGAGGACGTCAAGGACGTCCACAAGGTGATGAACGAGGAGGGCCGGCGGGTCCCCGTCATCGCCAAGGTGGAGAAGCCGCAGGCGGTCGAGCACATGGAGGGCGTCGTCATGGCGTTCGACGGTGTGATGGTGGCCCGTGGTGACCTCGCCGTCGAATACCCGCTGGAGAAGGTCCCGATGGTGCAGAAGCGCCTGGTGGAGCTCTGCCGGCGCAACGCCAAGCCGGTGATCGTGGCGACCCAGATGATGGAGTCGATGATCACCAACTCCCGTCCGACCCGCGCCGAGGCGTCCGACGTCGCGAACGCGATCCTGGACGGTGCGGACGCGGTCATGCTGTCCGCCGAGTCCTCGGTCGGCGCGTACCCGATCGAGACGGTCAAGACGATGGCGAAGATCGTCGTCGCCGCCGAGGAGGAGCTCCTCTCCAAGGGCCTCCAGCCGCTCGTCCCGGGCAAGAAGCCGCGCACCCAGGGCGGAGCGGTCGCCCGCGCCGCCGCCGAGATCGCCGACTTCCTGGACGGCAAGGCGCTGGTCGCCTTCACCCAGTCGGGTGACACCGCCCGCCGCCTGTCCCGCTACCGCGCGGCGCAGCCGGTGCTGGCGTTCACCACGGACGAGTCGACCCGCAACCAGCTCGCGCTGAGCTGGGGCGTCGAGGCCCACGTCGTGCCGCACGTGGAGACCACCGACGCGATGGTCGACATGGTCGACCAGGAGCTGCTGAAGCTCGGCCGCTACAACGAGGGCGACACGATGATCATCACCGCCGGTTCGCCCCCCGGCGTCCCCGGCACCACCAACATGGTCCGCGTCCACCACGTGGGCAGCGTCGGGCGCGCCTGA
- a CDS encoding DUF6230 family protein, producing the protein MSSQIRGGTRWKRFALVMVPSVVATAAVGVGLAQGALAASFSISGQDFKVTADQLEGDDFVQYGNVATGGAGNHPVAVSGFSRAEITNMCQSVVTPIPGLGTWTLKLTAGTVKDKPVVAERLYLDVSQLDADAYFEDIDIGVAAGDLGKETKFGIQPKTTGANAYGFAQRSRTATLTNVSQRAWATTAGTFKLSNLSLRLNHDAKECE; encoded by the coding sequence ATGAGTTCCCAGATCCGTGGTGGAACCAGATGGAAGCGCTTCGCCCTGGTCATGGTGCCGAGCGTCGTCGCGACAGCGGCGGTGGGTGTCGGCCTCGCGCAGGGCGCGCTGGCCGCGTCGTTCAGCATCTCGGGGCAGGACTTCAAGGTCACCGCCGACCAGCTCGAGGGCGATGACTTCGTCCAGTACGGCAATGTCGCCACGGGTGGCGCCGGAAACCACCCGGTCGCGGTCTCCGGCTTCAGCCGCGCCGAGATCACCAACATGTGCCAGTCGGTCGTGACGCCGATCCCGGGTCTCGGCACGTGGACGCTGAAGCTGACGGCCGGCACCGTCAAGGACAAGCCTGTCGTGGCGGAGCGCCTGTACCTGGACGTCTCCCAGCTGGACGCCGACGCCTACTTCGAGGACATCGACATCGGCGTCGCGGCGGGCGACCTCGGCAAGGAGACCAAGTTCGGTATCCAGCCGAAGACCACGGGGGCCAACGCTTACGGCTTCGCCCAGCGCTCCAGGACAGCGACACTGACCAACGTCTCGCAGAGGGCCTGGGCCACCACGGCCGGCACCTTCAAGCTGAGCAACCTGAGCCTGCGCCTTAACCACGACGCGAAGGAGTGCGAGTAG
- a CDS encoding ATP-dependent 6-phosphofructokinase, whose product MRIGILTAGGDCPGLNAVIRSVVHRAVVGHGDEVIGFEDGFKGLLDGHYRPLDLNAVSGILARGGTILGSARLERDRLREAAENCEELSRRYGIDALIPIGGEGTLTAARMLSEAGMPVVGVPKTIDNDISATDRTFGFDTAVGVATEAIDRLKTTAESHQRVMVVEVMGRHAGWIALESGMGGGAHGICLPERPFQVDDLVKMVEERFARGKKFAVICVAEGAHPAEGSMTYAKGEIDQFGHERFQGIGNRLAVELERRLGKEARPVILGHVQRGGTPTAYDRVLATRFGWHAVEAVHRGEFGNMTALRGTAVEMVPLADAVTQLKTVPADRMFEAESVF is encoded by the coding sequence ATGCGCATCGGAATTCTCACCGCAGGCGGCGACTGCCCCGGCCTGAACGCAGTGATCCGTTCGGTCGTGCACCGCGCCGTAGTAGGGCACGGCGACGAGGTCATCGGCTTCGAGGACGGCTTCAAGGGCCTCCTGGACGGCCACTACCGGCCCCTGGACCTCAACGCCGTCAGCGGCATCCTGGCCCGGGGCGGCACCATCCTCGGCTCCGCGCGCCTGGAGCGCGACCGGCTCCGCGAAGCCGCCGAGAACTGCGAGGAGCTGTCCCGCCGTTACGGCATAGACGCCCTCATCCCCATCGGCGGCGAGGGCACCCTGACGGCGGCCCGGATGCTCTCCGAGGCCGGCATGCCCGTCGTCGGCGTCCCGAAGACCATCGACAACGACATCTCCGCCACCGACCGCACTTTCGGTTTCGACACCGCCGTGGGCGTGGCGACGGAGGCGATAGACCGCCTCAAGACCACTGCCGAGTCCCACCAGCGCGTCATGGTCGTCGAGGTGATGGGCCGTCACGCCGGGTGGATCGCCCTGGAGTCCGGCATGGGCGGCGGCGCGCACGGCATCTGCCTGCCCGAGCGGCCCTTCCAGGTCGACGACCTGGTCAAGATGGTCGAGGAGCGCTTCGCGCGCGGCAAGAAGTTCGCCGTCATCTGCGTCGCCGAGGGCGCGCACCCGGCCGAGGGCTCGATGACGTACGCCAAGGGCGAGATCGACCAGTTCGGCCACGAGCGCTTCCAGGGCATCGGCAACCGCCTCGCCGTCGAGCTGGAGCGCCGCCTGGGCAAAGAGGCCCGCCCGGTCATCCTCGGCCACGTCCAGCGGGGCGGCACCCCCACCGCTTACGACCGCGTCCTCGCGACCCGCTTCGGCTGGCACGCGGTGGAGGCCGTCCACCGCGGCGAGTTCGGCAACATGACCGCCCTGCGCGGGACCGCCGTCGAGATGGTGCCGCTCGCCGACGCGGTGACGCAGCTGAAGACCGTACCGGCGGACCGGATGTTCGAGGCCGAGTCGGTGTTCTAG
- a CDS encoding tetratricopeptide repeat protein — MQPRNMSMSGVVDLAAVKAAGEAKVKAEQARAEAARKGGTGAVAPSALVIDVDEAGFERDVLQRSAEVPVVIDFWAEWCEPCKQLGPLLERLAVAYNGRFLLAKVDVDANQMLMQQFGIQGIPAVFAVVAGQALPLFQGAAPEAQIRETLDQLIQVGEERFGLTGIAVDPDAEGADAAPADLPAGPYDALLEAASRALDANDFPGAAQAYRNVLSDDPGNPEAKLGLAQAELLARVQKMNPQEVREKAAADPADAAAQIDAADLDLVGGHVEDAFGRLVETVRRTFGDDRDAVRVRLLELFEVIGPEDPRVGAARAALARVLF; from the coding sequence ATGCAGCCTAGGAACATGTCCATGAGCGGCGTCGTCGACCTCGCCGCCGTCAAGGCGGCCGGTGAGGCCAAGGTGAAGGCGGAGCAGGCCCGTGCCGAGGCCGCCCGCAAGGGGGGCACCGGCGCCGTCGCCCCGTCCGCCCTGGTGATCGACGTCGACGAAGCAGGATTCGAGCGCGACGTCCTCCAGCGCTCCGCCGAAGTACCCGTCGTCATCGACTTCTGGGCCGAGTGGTGTGAGCCGTGCAAGCAGCTCGGCCCCCTTCTGGAGCGCCTCGCCGTCGCCTACAACGGCCGCTTCCTGCTCGCGAAGGTCGACGTCGACGCCAACCAGATGCTGATGCAGCAGTTCGGCATCCAGGGCATCCCGGCGGTCTTCGCCGTCGTCGCGGGCCAGGCCCTCCCGCTCTTCCAGGGCGCGGCGCCCGAGGCCCAGATCCGCGAGACCCTGGACCAGCTCATCCAGGTCGGTGAGGAACGCTTCGGCCTCACCGGGATCGCGGTCGACCCGGACGCGGAGGGCGCCGACGCGGCCCCGGCCGACCTTCCGGCCGGACCGTACGACGCCTTGCTCGAGGCAGCCTCGCGGGCGCTGGACGCCAACGACTTCCCCGGCGCGGCGCAGGCGTACCGCAACGTCCTCTCCGACGACCCGGGCAACCCGGAAGCCAAGCTGGGGCTCGCGCAGGCCGAACTCCTGGCCCGGGTGCAGAAGATGAACCCGCAGGAGGTCCGCGAGAAGGCCGCCGCCGATCCGGCGGACGCCGCCGCCCAGATCGACGCCGCCGACCTCGACCTCGTCGGAGGACACGTGGAGGACGCCTTCGGGCGGCTCGTGGAGACGGTCCGCCGCACCTTCGGTGACGACCGCGACGCCGTACGGGTGCGGCTGCTCGAACTCTTCGAGGTCATCGGCCCGGAGGACCCCCGGGTCGGCGCGGCCCGCGCGGCCCTGGCGCGGGTGCTGTTCTGA
- a CDS encoding DUF6114 domain-containing protein: MSPESTGQNEHYLTVFRRGFRTWRGNRPFWAGLFTMVGGIPIAYFPYANMQLGNVTLAMSTTAGAGSLIIGVLLVTLGLTMWFHHIVRVFAGVAAILLALISLPIANFGGFLIGFICAMLGGALAVSWAPGRPVEDIESAEGQAGFDESAQDQSAPVSYGTEKAAFANGPLITGLHGAAAYPGRQPAPYDTAADADGGRPRA; the protein is encoded by the coding sequence ATGAGCCCCGAATCCACAGGGCAGAACGAGCACTACCTCACCGTCTTCCGGCGGGGATTCCGTACCTGGCGGGGTAACAGGCCCTTCTGGGCAGGCCTGTTCACCATGGTGGGCGGTATACCCATCGCCTACTTCCCGTACGCCAACATGCAGCTCGGCAACGTCACGCTGGCGATGTCCACCACGGCCGGCGCCGGTTCGCTGATCATCGGAGTCCTGCTCGTCACGCTGGGCCTGACGATGTGGTTCCACCACATCGTCCGTGTGTTCGCGGGTGTAGCGGCCATCCTGCTTGCCCTGATCTCCCTGCCCATCGCCAATTTCGGCGGGTTCCTGATTGGCTTCATCTGCGCGATGCTGGGTGGCGCGCTCGCCGTCTCGTGGGCCCCTGGACGACCGGTGGAAGACATCGAGAGCGCCGAGGGACAGGCCGGTTTCGACGAGTCCGCTCAGGACCAGTCCGCCCCGGTGTCTTACGGCACCGAGAAGGCGGCCTTCGCGAACGGACCGCTCATCACCGGGCTCCACGGCGCCGCCGCCTACCCCGGCCGGCAGCCGGCCCCGTACGACACGGCGGCGGACGCGGACGGCGGGAGGCCCCGTGCGTGA
- the pta gene encoding phosphate acetyltransferase, with translation MTRSVYVTGIDRGDGRQVVELGVMELLTRQVDRVGVFRPLVHDGPDRLFELLRARYRLSQSPETVHGLDYHEASAIQAEKGTDELVTRLVERFHQVSRAYEVVLVLGSDYAGTQLPDELALNARLANEFGALVIAVVGGKDQPAESVRAETRNAYRAYAGLGCDVLAMVVNRVAPEDRDALAERIAERLPVPVYVLPDEPALAAPTVAQVTAALGGTVLLGDDAGLARDALDFVFGGAMLPRFLKALTPGCMVVTPGDRADLVVGSLAAHSAGTPPIAGVLLTLDERPGEEILQLAARLAPGTPVVSVPGGSFPTAGELFALEGKLNAATPRKAETALGLFERHVDTAALLERVSVARTGRVTPMMFEHDLLEQARADRRRVVLPEGSEERVLRAADVLLRRDVCDLTLLGDVDLIRKKAADLGIDLADTQIIDPQNSELRQAFAERYAQLRAHRGVTVELAYDVVSDVNYFGTLMVQEGLAHGMVSGSVHSTAATIRPAFEIIKTKPDARIVSSVFFMCLADKVLVYGDCAVNPDPDAEQLSDIAVQSAATAARFGVDPRIAMLSYSTGTSGSGADVEKVREATERVRSARPDLLIDGPIQYDAAVEPTVAATKMPESPVAGQATVLIFPDLNTGNNTYKAVQRSAGAVAVGPVLQGLRKPVNDLSRGALVQDIVNTVAITAIQAQGEE, from the coding sequence GTGACGCGCAGCGTGTACGTGACCGGGATCGACCGGGGAGACGGCCGTCAGGTCGTCGAACTGGGGGTCATGGAACTACTGACCCGGCAGGTGGACCGCGTCGGTGTGTTCCGCCCGCTGGTCCACGACGGTCCCGACCGGCTGTTCGAGTTGCTGCGCGCCCGCTACCGGCTCTCCCAGAGTCCGGAGACCGTCCACGGCCTCGACTACCACGAGGCGTCGGCGATCCAGGCGGAGAAGGGTACCGACGAACTCGTCACCCGGCTCGTCGAGCGTTTCCACCAGGTCTCGCGCGCCTACGAGGTGGTGCTGGTGCTCGGCAGCGACTACGCCGGCACCCAGCTCCCCGACGAGCTGGCGCTCAACGCCCGTCTCGCCAACGAGTTCGGGGCCTTGGTCATCGCGGTGGTCGGCGGGAAGGACCAGCCCGCCGAGTCGGTGCGGGCCGAGACCCGCAACGCGTACCGCGCCTACGCCGGGCTCGGCTGCGACGTGCTGGCGATGGTGGTGAACCGGGTGGCGCCCGAGGACCGGGACGCCCTCGCCGAGCGGATCGCGGAGCGGCTGCCGGTCCCGGTGTACGTCCTGCCCGACGAGCCGGCCCTCGCGGCGCCCACCGTCGCGCAGGTCACCGCCGCGCTGGGCGGCACCGTGCTGCTCGGCGACGACGCCGGGCTGGCGCGGGACGCGCTGGACTTCGTCTTCGGCGGCGCGATGCTGCCGAGGTTCCTCAAGGCGCTGACGCCGGGTTGCATGGTGGTCACCCCCGGCGACCGGGCCGACCTGGTGGTGGGTTCGCTCGCCGCGCACAGCGCCGGCACCCCGCCCATCGCGGGCGTGCTGCTGACGCTGGACGAGCGCCCCGGCGAGGAGATCCTGCAGTTGGCGGCCCGGCTGGCACCCGGCACCCCGGTGGTCTCGGTGCCGGGTGGTTCCTTCCCCACCGCCGGTGAACTCTTCGCACTCGAAGGCAAGTTGAACGCGGCCACGCCCCGCAAGGCGGAGACCGCGCTCGGTCTGTTCGAGCGGCACGTGGACACCGCCGCACTGCTGGAGCGGGTCTCGGTGGCCCGTACCGGGCGCGTGACGCCGATGATGTTCGAGCACGACCTGCTGGAGCAGGCGCGCGCCGACCGCCGCCGGGTGGTGCTGCCGGAGGGTTCCGAGGAGCGCGTGCTGCGCGCCGCCGACGTGCTGCTCCGCCGGGACGTGTGCGACCTGACCCTCCTCGGCGACGTGGACCTGATCCGCAAGAAGGCGGCCGACCTCGGCATCGACCTCGCGGACACCCAGATCATCGACCCGCAGAACTCCGAGCTCCGGCAGGCGTTCGCGGAACGGTACGCACAGCTGCGCGCCCACCGGGGGGTGACGGTGGAGCTGGCGTACGACGTCGTCTCCGACGTCAACTACTTCGGCACGCTGATGGTCCAGGAAGGCCTGGCGCACGGCATGGTCTCCGGTTCCGTGCACTCCACGGCGGCGACCATCCGCCCCGCCTTCGAGATCATCAAGACGAAGCCGGACGCCCGCATCGTCTCCTCGGTCTTCTTCATGTGCCTCGCCGACAAGGTGCTGGTGTACGGCGACTGCGCGGTCAACCCGGATCCGGACGCCGAGCAGCTCTCGGACATCGCCGTGCAGTCGGCCGCGACCGCGGCCCGCTTCGGCGTGGACCCGCGGATCGCGATGCTGTCGTACTCCACCGGGACCTCCGGCTCCGGCGCGGACGTCGAGAAGGTGCGGGAGGCGACGGAGCGGGTCCGCTCGGCGCGGCCCGACCTGCTCATCGACGGGCCGATCCAGTACGACGCGGCGGTCGAGCCGACCGTGGCGGCGACGAAGATGCCCGAGTCGCCGGTGGCCGGGCAGGCTACGGTGCTGATCTTCCCGGACCTCAACACCGGCAACAACACCTACAAGGCCGTGCAGCGCTCGGCGGGCGCGGTCGCGGTGGGCCCGGTGCTCCAGGGGCTGCGCAAGCCGGTCAACGACCTGTCGCGCGGCGCACTGGTGCAGGACATCGTCAACACCGTGGCCATCACGGCGATCCAGGCGCAGGGCGAGGAGTGA
- a CDS encoding response regulator: MIRVLVVEDDPVAADAHRMYVARVPGFEVAAVAHTRAEAVRALDRERVDLLLLDLYLPDGHGLHLLRALRAAGHGADVIAVTSARDLAVVREGVSLGVVQYVLKPFTYPTLRDRLVRYAEFRAAAGEASGQEEVDRALGVLRAPHPATLPKGLSAPTLEVVTRELRGAPDGVTAAAAGEAVGISRITARRYLEHLVDLGRAARRPHYGQVGRPELHYRWVPETR; the protein is encoded by the coding sequence GTGATCCGGGTCCTGGTGGTGGAGGACGATCCGGTGGCCGCCGACGCCCACCGGATGTACGTCGCGCGGGTGCCGGGTTTCGAGGTGGCGGCGGTGGCACACACCCGGGCGGAGGCGGTACGGGCGCTGGACCGGGAGCGCGTCGATCTGCTCCTGCTCGACCTGTACCTCCCCGACGGCCACGGGCTCCACCTGCTGCGCGCGCTCCGGGCGGCGGGGCACGGCGCGGACGTGATCGCGGTGACCTCGGCCCGTGACCTCGCGGTGGTGCGGGAAGGGGTCTCGCTGGGGGTCGTGCAGTACGTACTGAAGCCGTTCACCTACCCGACGCTCCGGGACCGGCTGGTGCGGTACGCGGAGTTCCGGGCGGCGGCCGGGGAGGCGAGCGGCCAGGAGGAGGTGGACCGGGCGCTCGGGGTGCTGCGCGCCCCGCACCCGGCCACGCTGCCGAAAGGGCTGAGCGCGCCGACGCTGGAGGTGGTGACCCGCGAGCTGCGCGGCGCGCCGGACGGGGTGACCGCGGCGGCCGCCGGTGAGGCCGTGGGCATCTCCCGGATCACGGCGCGCCGGTACCTCGAACACCTCGTCGACCTCGGCCGCGCCGCTCGCCGCCCGCACTACGGCCAGGTGGGAAGGCCGGAACTGCACTACCGGTGGGTGCCGGAGACGCGTTGA